The proteins below are encoded in one region of Brevundimonas fontaquae:
- a CDS encoding hybrid sensor histidine kinase/response regulator, producing the protein MNAERGRWRLFRHEAGRAAGPSPYTYVALFVLCLSISKWSVYAFGATVLWPANAVLLAAVLQLHRRQAIGVMVACAAINLTSNVLRGDPGPMMFTNVILNLTQVVVAAVLARRFCGAALDMRRPWRLFRFAFFAAAPSVLLSTLLAGGVVILMRWHVPGTLGFRMHHLFDMELLAMMIVTPSLLLLARNHRFRDDAKASLVEATAIMTLVGGVTLFVFSQTAAPVLFAIFPPLILLAFRLGPPLTAAAVMMVAVIGGAATLTGHGPIVVTHLTPDPILAALPPVMRQMNVFHLFLLCVVGSVLPITTLSTERRRLTARLRARTAAALDALARAKRADEAKSRFLALMSHEMRTPLTGVTGYADLLSRSLHLDAEGHRQVNAVRQCGESMLRLVEDLLEISRGGDEVVLKPADLRALIQDAVAPAREWAEIRGLTFDLHIAPEAEGWVLTDMRRLRQILHHLTLNASKFTMRGGVTVRVDRRDDRLRIAVSDSGCGMDAATLAGVFRLFEQADASTSRAHDGAGVGLALAKSHAERLNGTIAVDSVQWQGSTFTLEIEAPVVVPVETESGAPLDSRRMKVLIVDDHPANRDLLRIMLQAADCDTAEACDGREAVNAASAEAFDLILMDVRMPVMDGLAATRAIRALADPASQTPILAVTAEAMPEDAARCLSAGMDGHLAKPVTQAKLYAAIDETLSAATSRLDAQAA; encoded by the coding sequence GTGAACGCAGAACGCGGGCGCTGGCGGCTTTTCCGCCACGAGGCCGGCCGCGCGGCCGGTCCGTCGCCCTATACCTATGTGGCGCTGTTCGTTCTGTGTCTGTCGATCAGCAAGTGGAGCGTTTACGCATTCGGCGCGACCGTGCTGTGGCCCGCGAACGCGGTGCTTCTGGCCGCTGTGCTGCAGCTTCATCGCCGCCAGGCCATCGGCGTGATGGTCGCCTGCGCCGCTATCAATCTGACCAGCAACGTCCTCCGCGGCGATCCTGGCCCGATGATGTTCACCAATGTGATTCTGAACCTGACCCAGGTCGTCGTCGCCGCTGTGCTGGCGCGTCGGTTCTGCGGCGCCGCGTTGGATATGCGCCGGCCCTGGCGGCTGTTCCGCTTCGCCTTTTTCGCAGCCGCCCCTTCTGTTCTGCTTTCCACCCTGCTGGCGGGCGGCGTCGTCATTCTGATGAGATGGCATGTGCCGGGCACGCTTGGCTTCCGCATGCACCACCTGTTCGACATGGAACTGCTGGCGATGATGATCGTCACGCCGTCCCTGCTGCTGCTGGCGCGCAATCATCGTTTCCGGGATGACGCCAAGGCCAGCTTGGTCGAGGCGACCGCGATCATGACTCTGGTCGGCGGCGTAACGCTTTTCGTTTTTTCTCAGACCGCCGCGCCGGTCCTGTTCGCGATATTCCCGCCCCTCATCCTGCTGGCGTTCCGGCTGGGCCCGCCGCTGACGGCGGCTGCGGTGATGATGGTCGCTGTGATCGGCGGGGCCGCCACGCTGACTGGGCATGGGCCGATCGTGGTGACGCATCTGACGCCCGATCCGATCCTGGCCGCCCTGCCGCCCGTGATGCGCCAGATGAATGTGTTCCATCTGTTCCTGCTGTGCGTCGTGGGGTCGGTGCTGCCCATCACTACCTTGTCGACGGAGCGTCGCCGGCTGACGGCGCGTCTGCGGGCGCGCACGGCGGCGGCGCTGGACGCCCTGGCGCGGGCCAAGCGCGCCGATGAGGCCAAGTCGAGATTCCTGGCGCTCATGAGCCACGAGATGCGCACGCCCCTGACCGGCGTCACCGGCTATGCTGACCTGCTGTCGCGCTCGCTCCATCTGGACGCCGAGGGGCATCGCCAGGTGAATGCGGTGCGTCAGTGCGGCGAATCCATGCTGCGTCTGGTCGAGGATCTTCTGGAGATTTCGCGCGGCGGCGATGAGGTCGTGCTGAAGCCCGCCGATCTGCGCGCCTTGATCCAGGACGCCGTGGCGCCCGCGCGCGAGTGGGCCGAAATCCGTGGCCTGACGTTCGACCTGCACATCGCGCCGGAGGCCGAGGGCTGGGTGCTGACCGACATGCGCCGTCTGCGCCAAATCCTGCACCACCTGACGCTGAACGCCTCAAAGTTCACGATGCGGGGCGGTGTGACCGTGCGCGTCGATCGGCGCGATGATCGGCTGCGGATCGCCGTGTCAGACAGCGGCTGCGGCATGGACGCCGCCACCCTGGCGGGCGTCTTCCGCCTGTTCGAACAGGCGGACGCCTCGACCAGTCGTGCGCATGACGGGGCGGGCGTCGGCCTGGCCCTGGCTAAAAGCCATGCGGAGCGGCTGAACGGAACCATCGCCGTCGACAGCGTGCAGTGGCAGGGCTCGACCTTCACCCTGGAGATCGAGGCGCCGGTCGTGGTTCCGGTCGAGACGGAGAGCGGCGCACCGCTGGACAGCCGTCGCATGAAGGTTCTGATCGTCGACGACCACCCCGCGAACCGCGATCTGCTGCGCATCATGCTGCAGGCCGCTGACTGCGACACCGCCGAGGCCTGCGACGGGCGCGAAGCGGTGAACGCCGCCTCGGCCGAGGCCTTCGACCTAATCCTGATGGATGTGCGCATGCCGGTCATGGACGGCCTTGCCGCAACTCGCGCGATCCGCGCCCTTGCCGATCCCGCCAGCCAGACGCCGATCCTGGCGGTCACCGCCGAGGCCATGCCCGAAGACGCCGCACGGTGCCTGTCCGCCGGCATGGACGGTCATCTGGCCAAGCCGGTGACCCAGGCCAAGCTTTACGCCGCCATCGACGAGACGCTGAGCGCGGCGACGTCTCGCCTGGACGCCCAAGCCGCCTGA
- a CDS encoding nucleotidyltransferase family protein, which translates to MSDVIAEPTFEPPADALAFYEESLRLLKESGIPFLLSGTYAVTAYTGIRRPTKDLDVFCKPGDYPRILAFFQKHGYRTDVEDERWIAKVWKDEKHFFDVIFAMSNGTIAVSDSWFSEDRITVYGHQVQITPPTALILSKVFIQDRYRYDGADVNHVILKQSDAIDWKSLLDQMDLYWEVLAAHLLNFRFAYPTERDRIPRWLMEELVQRLTAQIDLPAPRVKVCRGRLFSPRDYVADVAEWGFGDVVGKGLEERHDPVNLGH; encoded by the coding sequence ATGTCAGACGTGATCGCCGAACCGACCTTCGAGCCGCCGGCGGACGCCCTGGCCTTCTATGAAGAGAGCCTGCGCCTGCTGAAGGAGAGCGGCATCCCCTTCCTGCTGTCGGGCACCTATGCGGTCACGGCCTATACCGGGATCCGGCGTCCGACCAAGGATCTGGACGTCTTCTGCAAGCCCGGCGACTACCCCCGCATCCTGGCCTTCTTCCAGAAGCACGGCTACCGCACCGACGTCGAGGACGAGCGCTGGATCGCCAAGGTCTGGAAGGACGAGAAACACTTCTTCGACGTCATCTTCGCCATGTCCAACGGCACCATCGCCGTGTCCGACAGCTGGTTCAGCGAGGACCGGATCACTGTCTACGGCCATCAGGTCCAGATCACCCCGCCCACGGCTCTGATCCTGTCCAAGGTCTTCATTCAGGACCGCTATCGCTATGACGGGGCGGATGTGAACCACGTCATCCTGAAACAGTCCGACGCCATCGATTGGAAGAGCCTGCTGGACCAGATGGACCTCTATTGGGAGGTGCTGGCGGCGCATCTGCTGAACTTCCGCTTCGCCTATCCGACCGAGCGCGACCGGATTCCGCGCTGGCTGATGGAAGAGTTGGTCCAGCGACTGACGGCCCAGATCGACCTGCCGGCGCCGCGCGTGAAGGTCTGTCGCGGCCGGCTGTTCAGCCCGCGCGACTATGTCGCCGACGTCGCCGAATGGGGCTTTGGCGACGTGGTGGGCAAGGGGCTGGAGGAACGCCACGACCCCGTCAACCTGGGCCACTGA
- a CDS encoding metallophosphoesterase family protein, with protein sequence MTDAVPDPQTTQPGLEPGPAKTLRVAAVGDLHVGETTEHRYRDLFERVSDDADVLCLCGDLTNYGKTPEVERLLEDLKLCKLPMVGVLGNHEHECGQPEVVTKMLTDAGVKMLTGEAYEIDGVGFAGGKGFVGGFGRYMLSSFGEASIKRFVQEAVEDANLIENSIRMLRTERSVVLLHYAPVVETVMGEPPEIHAFLGSSRLAETIDRYDNVRLVVHGHAHRGGPEGRTTKGTPVYNVALPVLKTLGDKPYRVFEI encoded by the coding sequence ATGACCGACGCCGTCCCCGATCCCCAGACCACCCAACCCGGCCTGGAGCCCGGCCCCGCCAAGACCCTGCGCGTCGCCGCCGTCGGCGACCTCCATGTCGGCGAGACCACCGAGCATCGCTACCGGGACCTGTTCGAGCGGGTGTCAGACGACGCCGATGTCCTGTGCCTGTGCGGCGACCTGACCAACTACGGCAAGACGCCCGAGGTCGAGCGGCTGCTTGAGGATCTCAAACTGTGCAAACTTCCGATGGTCGGCGTGCTGGGCAACCATGAGCACGAGTGCGGCCAGCCCGAGGTCGTCACCAAGATGCTGACCGACGCCGGGGTCAAGATGCTGACCGGCGAGGCCTATGAGATCGACGGCGTCGGTTTTGCGGGCGGCAAGGGATTCGTCGGCGGCTTCGGCCGCTATATGCTTTCCTCGTTCGGCGAGGCCTCGATCAAACGCTTCGTGCAGGAGGCCGTCGAGGACGCCAATCTGATCGAAAACTCGATCCGCATGCTGCGCACCGAACGCTCGGTCGTGCTGCTGCACTATGCGCCGGTCGTCGAGACGGTGATGGGCGAGCCGCCCGAAATCCATGCCTTCCTGGGCTCTTCGCGTTTGGCCGAGACCATCGACCGCTATGACAATGTTCGCCTGGTCGTGCACGGCCACGCCCATCGCGGCGGACCGGAGGGACGCACCACCAAGGGCACGCCCGTCTATAATGTCGCCCTGCCGGTGCTGAAGACCCTGGGCGACAAACCCTATCGGGTCTTTGAAATCTGA
- a CDS encoding LysE family translocator, with the protein MPALPVDPHLYSTFLGVMAVMAITPGPANLFAVATGVEKGRASALIGVLGMNAATLVWFGAAALGLGALVKAFPAAFKVIAVLGALYVAWLGIKALRGAFATAADPDEVVVKKGRSALIDGFAVQIANPKAILFFTAVLPPFIDVNRPVAPQMAMFAMAAIGMDMVSMSTYALSGAALSRRMQQPRFRKGFGVFVGLLLMVAAVLIVLRL; encoded by the coding sequence ATGCCCGCCCTGCCCGTCGATCCGCACCTCTATTCGACCTTCCTCGGCGTCATGGCGGTGATGGCGATCACGCCCGGCCCGGCCAATCTGTTCGCCGTCGCGACCGGCGTTGAAAAGGGCCGCGCCTCGGCCCTGATCGGCGTCTTGGGCATGAACGCCGCGACGCTGGTGTGGTTCGGCGCGGCGGCCCTGGGTCTCGGCGCCCTGGTCAAGGCCTTTCCCGCCGCCTTCAAGGTCATCGCCGTGCTGGGCGCCCTCTACGTCGCCTGGCTGGGGATCAAGGCGTTGCGCGGCGCCTTCGCCACCGCCGCCGATCCGGATGAGGTCGTCGTCAAGAAGGGCCGCAGCGCCCTGATCGACGGGTTCGCCGTCCAGATCGCCAACCCCAAGGCCATCCTGTTCTTCACCGCCGTCCTGCCGCCCTTCATCGACGTGAACCGCCCGGTCGCGCCGCAGATGGCGATGTTCGCCATGGCGGCCATCGGCATGGATATGGTGTCGATGAGCACCTATGCCCTGTCCGGCGCCGCCCTGTCGCGCCGCATGCAGCAACCCCGCTTTCGCAAAGGCTTCGGCGTCTTCGTCGGCCTGCTGCTGATGGTCGCCGCCGTGCTGATCGTTCTTCGGCTCTAG
- a CDS encoding CC0125/CC1285 family lipoprotein, whose translation MKTLPLKTLAVTVAAGLALAACATATPYQPAGFNGQRGGYAEQRLENNRFRVSFSGNSLTSREQVEQSLLLRSAELTVESGYDWFATVNRATDRDTRFVGTPDPFYSGYNRFYSPYWGPSWRYYRSGFWSPWDRYGPWGVDDFDVRQIDRFEANAEIVLGRGPKPANDPNAFDAREVIQNLGPQVTRPAA comes from the coding sequence ATGAAAACCCTCCCCCTGAAGACCCTGGCGGTGACCGTCGCCGCCGGTCTGGCCCTGGCGGCCTGCGCCACCGCCACCCCGTACCAACCCGCAGGCTTCAACGGCCAACGTGGCGGCTATGCCGAGCAGCGCCTGGAGAACAACCGTTTCCGGGTCAGCTTCTCGGGCAATTCGCTGACCTCGCGCGAACAGGTCGAGCAGTCGTTGCTGCTGCGTTCGGCCGAACTGACGGTCGAGAGCGGCTATGACTGGTTCGCCACCGTCAACCGCGCCACCGACCGCGACACCCGCTTCGTCGGCACGCCCGATCCCTTCTATTCGGGCTATAATCGTTTCTACAGCCCCTACTGGGGTCCGTCGTGGCGCTATTACCGCAGCGGCTTCTGGAGCCCGTGGGATCGTTACGGCCCGTGGGGCGTCGACGACTTCGACGTCCGTCAGATCGACCGCTTCGAGGCCAACGCCGAAATCGTCCTGGGTCGCGGCCCCAAACCCGCCAACGACCCCAACGCCTTCGACGCCCGCGAGGTGATCCAGAACCTGGGTCCGCAGGTCACCCGCCCGGCGGCCTGA
- a CDS encoding DUF6065 family protein, with the protein MVDTVNTRPLELECYPMTARPPDLVPGRQSRNWMDAFISRHPYRCLPLNMANTTGWEILCPFGFSAEWNGGPRQEDIVITPDRPQHDLTHFVTSHFSRGVLTMHPQYLFRTPPGWGMMCSGSPNHVKDGIQPLVGLIETDWLPFPFTMNWIFTRPGRITFEKGEPFCFINLIEHKKVEQFQPIIRTLESNPVMKGQFEAWNRARTDFNQRLAGGDPDAAKEAWQRYYFKGEVPEDLGTAPATHSNKRRLKSPRVG; encoded by the coding sequence ATGGTCGATACCGTCAACACGCGCCCGCTGGAACTGGAATGCTATCCGATGACGGCCCGGCCGCCGGACCTCGTGCCCGGCCGCCAGTCGCGCAACTGGATGGACGCCTTCATCAGCCGCCACCCCTATCGCTGCCTGCCGCTGAACATGGCCAACACGACGGGGTGGGAGATCCTGTGCCCGTTCGGCTTCTCGGCCGAGTGGAACGGCGGTCCGCGCCAGGAAGACATCGTCATCACGCCGGATCGGCCCCAGCACGATCTGACCCATTTCGTCACCTCGCACTTCTCGCGCGGGGTGCTGACCATGCATCCGCAATATCTGTTCCGCACGCCGCCTGGCTGGGGGATGATGTGCTCGGGGTCGCCCAACCATGTGAAGGACGGCATCCAGCCGCTGGTCGGCCTGATCGAGACGGACTGGCTGCCCTTCCCCTTCACGATGAACTGGATCTTCACCCGGCCGGGACGGATCACGTTTGAGAAGGGCGAACCCTTCTGCTTCATCAATCTGATCGAGCACAAGAAGGTCGAACAGTTCCAGCCGATCATCCGCACGCTGGAATCCAACCCGGTGATGAAGGGTCAGTTCGAGGCCTGGAACCGCGCCCGCACCGACTTCAACCAGCGTCTGGCCGGCGGCGACCCGGATGCGGCCAAGGAGGCCTGGCAGCGCTACTATTTCAAGGGCGAGGTGCCGGAAGATCTGGGCACGGCGCCGGCGACCCACTCCAACAAGCGCCGGCTGAAGTCGCCGCGCGTGGGATGA
- a CDS encoding prolyl-tRNA synthetase associated domain-containing protein codes for MTDTPAFDRETLTVWLKANGVDHLTHDHPAVFRVEEGLDLKADLPGDHTKNLFLKDHKGRLWLISARQDTVIDLKRAAAVMGSGRLSFGNETLMWETLGVRPGSVTALGLINDVDRRVTFVLDQRLWDDDIVNFHPLTNTATTALDQAAFRRVLALLGREPVVVDFEALV; via the coding sequence ATGACTGACACACCCGCTTTCGACCGCGAGACCCTGACCGTCTGGCTGAAGGCGAACGGCGTGGATCACCTCACCCACGACCACCCGGCCGTCTTTCGGGTCGAGGAAGGGCTGGACCTCAAGGCCGACCTGCCCGGCGACCACACCAAGAACCTGTTCCTGAAGGATCACAAAGGCCGGCTGTGGCTGATCTCGGCGCGTCAGGACACGGTGATCGACCTGAAACGCGCCGCCGCCGTCATGGGGTCGGGCCGCCTGTCGTTCGGCAACGAGACGCTGATGTGGGAAACGCTGGGCGTCCGCCCCGGCTCGGTCACGGCGCTGGGCCTGATCAACGACGTCGACCGCCGCGTGACCTTCGTGCTGGACCAGCGCCTGTGGGACGACGACATCGTCAACTTCCACCCCCTGACCAATACGGCGACCACCGCCCTGGATCAGGCGGCCTTTCGGCGGGTGCTGGCGCTGCTGGGACGGGAGCCGGTGGTGGTGGATTTTGAGGCGCTGGTCTGA
- a CDS encoding HNH endonuclease — protein MQFWNRTFNSGLKTDTSKIMKLHTYNLELRDTVKKPTPGRCIYCGNDRGELTDEHVIPYALGGNTAIFKKASCVVCAKTIQKYEQRILRGQLGVFRARIGAPTSNPKGRRTHQDIHFVEVDTSGQQIRDLGSRTFAIEEAPLNLCVWQLAPPRVLGQMRTEQEHIGRPWASISYSETQTALAKRLARAVAEETGAEHVAIKIDTINREDFLRFLVKTAHAYAVFEKGLNAFRPLTTDLILCRDDDLAQYVGGGPVNPHYESSPANMTELSIGVVKDGPAAGYTAVYIRLYPILGTPAHVVIVGEPL, from the coding sequence GTGCAATTCTGGAACAGGACCTTCAACTCTGGGCTGAAAACTGACACATCAAAGATCATGAAGTTGCATACATACAACCTTGAACTTCGGGATACGGTCAAGAAGCCCACGCCTGGCCGCTGCATCTACTGTGGAAATGATCGGGGGGAGCTTACTGATGAGCATGTCATCCCCTACGCCCTAGGCGGCAACACGGCGATCTTTAAGAAGGCGAGCTGCGTAGTTTGCGCAAAGACGATCCAAAAATACGAACAGAGAATCCTGCGCGGACAACTCGGAGTGTTCAGAGCGCGTATCGGCGCCCCGACCAGCAACCCTAAGGGTCGTCGTACGCATCAGGATATCCATTTTGTAGAGGTTGATACGTCCGGCCAACAAATCCGAGACTTGGGTAGTCGAACCTTTGCGATTGAGGAGGCACCCCTGAACCTGTGTGTCTGGCAACTCGCACCGCCCCGTGTCCTTGGACAGATGCGCACCGAACAAGAGCATATAGGGCGTCCGTGGGCGTCGATCTCTTATAGTGAGACTCAGACGGCGCTCGCAAAGCGCCTTGCAAGAGCGGTCGCCGAAGAAACCGGTGCGGAGCATGTCGCCATCAAGATAGACACAATCAATCGCGAGGATTTCTTGCGATTTTTAGTCAAGACCGCTCACGCCTATGCTGTTTTCGAGAAAGGCCTGAACGCTTTTCGTCCCCTTACCACGGATTTGATCCTGTGCCGCGACGATGACCTGGCGCAATACGTTGGGGGCGGGCCGGTTAATCCCCATTATGAAAGCAGTCCAGCAAACATGACGGAGCTAAGCATCGGGGTTGTGAAGGACGGTCCTGCCGCTGGCTACACAGCAGTTTATATTCGCCTCTATCCGATTTTGGGCACCCCAGCTCACGTCGTAATCGTGGGTGAACCACTGTAG
- the trxA gene encoding thioredoxin: MTLLDPTLTPDAAGDLIKEGTDASFMTDVIEASKHQPVIVDFWATWCGPCRTLGPALEKAVRAAKGAVKMVKIDVDANPAYAGQLRVQSIPTVYAFVNGQPVDGFQGAIPDSQIKAFIDKLTGGQGGSTETAQLLELGEESLGLNDFGGAAQAFAHVLSIEPENEKAIAGMARVYLAGGDPEQAAQTIAMAPQDSKEPTVQSVRAQLALASKAPTGDLAGASAELEAKVAADPNDHQARFDLAEAQSAAGDFKGAVDNLLAIIQADREWNDQAARKQLLVIFEAAGLTSDVSKDGRRRLSSILFS; the protein is encoded by the coding sequence ATGACCCTGCTCGACCCGACCCTGACCCCCGACGCCGCCGGCGACCTGATCAAGGAAGGCACCGACGCCTCCTTCATGACCGACGTCATCGAGGCGTCCAAGCATCAGCCGGTCATCGTCGACTTCTGGGCCACTTGGTGCGGGCCGTGCCGGACCCTGGGTCCGGCGCTGGAGAAAGCCGTGCGCGCCGCCAAGGGGGCGGTGAAGATGGTCAAGATCGATGTCGACGCCAACCCGGCCTATGCGGGCCAGCTGCGGGTGCAGTCGATCCCGACCGTCTACGCCTTCGTCAACGGCCAGCCGGTCGATGGCTTCCAAGGCGCTATTCCCGACAGCCAGATCAAGGCCTTCATCGACAAGCTGACCGGCGGTCAGGGCGGCTCGACCGAGACGGCGCAACTGCTGGAGCTGGGTGAGGAATCGCTGGGCCTGAACGACTTCGGCGGCGCGGCCCAGGCCTTCGCCCACGTCCTGTCGATCGAGCCCGAGAACGAAAAGGCCATCGCCGGCATGGCGCGGGTCTATCTGGCGGGCGGCGACCCCGAACAGGCGGCCCAGACCATCGCCATGGCGCCGCAGGATTCCAAGGAGCCGACGGTCCAGAGCGTGCGCGCCCAGCTGGCCCTGGCGTCTAAAGCCCCCACTGGCGATTTGGCGGGCGCCTCGGCCGAACTTGAGGCCAAGGTCGCCGCCGATCCGAACGATCATCAGGCGCGTTTCGACTTGGCCGAGGCCCAGAGCGCGGCCGGCGACTTCAAGGGCGCGGTCGACAATCTGCTGGCCATCATCCAGGCCGACCGCGAGTGGAACGATCAGGCGGCCCGCAAACAGTTGCTTGTCATCTTCGAGGCGGCGGGCCTGACCTCGGACGTGTCCAAGGATGGTCGCCGCCGCCTGTCGTCCATTCTGTTTTCGTAA
- a CDS encoding LON peptidase substrate-binding domain-containing protein — MPQGYVRALDLPQVIPVFPLGGTILLPRGQLPLNIFEPRYLNMVDDAMAGDRIIGLVQPKGGTPALPGLSPVGCAGRITSFAETSDGRYLITLTGVSRFRIAAEMPSKTPYRQVRAAFEAYEDDLVSPPEEPDFDRDAFLDALRAYMAHRLLDIDWETAETAPMEALVNSLSMALPFEPAEKQALLEAMGLMPRAEALTALMRIDAADGGDDAAPSMQ; from the coding sequence ATGCCTCAAGGCTATGTCCGCGCCCTCGACCTGCCCCAGGTGATCCCGGTGTTCCCGCTGGGCGGGACCATCCTGCTGCCGCGCGGACAGCTGCCGCTGAACATCTTCGAGCCGCGCTATCTGAACATGGTGGACGACGCCATGGCCGGCGACCGGATCATCGGCCTGGTCCAGCCCAAGGGCGGCACGCCGGCCCTGCCCGGCCTGTCGCCCGTCGGCTGCGCGGGTCGGATCACCAGTTTCGCCGAGACCTCCGACGGGCGCTATCTGATCACCCTGACCGGCGTGTCACGCTTCCGCATCGCCGCCGAAATGCCGTCCAAGACCCCCTACCGCCAGGTTCGCGCGGCGTTCGAGGCCTATGAGGACGATCTGGTCTCCCCGCCCGAGGAGCCGGACTTCGACCGCGACGCCTTCCTTGACGCCCTGCGCGCCTATATGGCCCACCGGCTTCTGGACATCGATTGGGAGACGGCCGAGACCGCGCCGATGGAGGCCCTGGTCAACAGCCTGTCGATGGCCCTGCCTTTCGAGCCGGCCGAGAAACAGGCGCTGCTGGAGGCCATGGGCCTGATGCCCCGCGCCGAGGCCCTGACCGCCCTGATGCGCATCGACGCCGCCGACGGCGGTGACGACGCCGCGCCGTCCATGCAATAA
- a CDS encoding Trm112 family protein, translating into MSDAFNTPVSVDPRLLEVLVCPVTRGKLTYDRDANELISAGAKLAYPIREGVPIMLAEEARQID; encoded by the coding sequence ATGAGTGACGCCTTCAACACCCCTGTCTCCGTCGATCCCCGCCTGCTCGAAGTGCTGGTCTGTCCGGTCACGCGGGGCAAACTGACCTACGACCGCGACGCCAACGAGTTGATCTCGGCGGGCGCCAAACTGGCCTATCCGATCCGCGAGGGCGTTCCGATCATGCTGGCCGAAGAAGCGCGTCAGATCGACTGA
- the gshB gene encoding glutathione synthase, protein MTLRVAIQMDPIEAVDIAGDTTFLMAETAQARGHKQWVYDFRTLALEEGRLYCRARPITVRREVGNHVDFGDWEKLDLAEDVDVILMRQDPPFDMAYVTATYLLETVHPRTLVVNDPAQVRSAPEKLMVTAFPGLQPPTLISADPVALDAFHKKHGEVVLKPLHGNGGSGVIKLRADDPNLDALIEIHAAGSRDPLVIQKFIPAVSKGDKRILLIDGEPVGAINRVPAAGAVRSNLHVGGTAMPVALTPRDLEICAAIGPTLRERGLIFVGIDVIGDYLTEINVTSPTGAQQLKAFTGIDATALMWDAIEAKRAAQVA, encoded by the coding sequence ATGACCCTCAGAGTCGCCATCCAGATGGACCCGATCGAGGCCGTCGACATCGCCGGGGACACCACCTTCCTGATGGCCGAGACGGCGCAGGCGCGCGGTCACAAACAGTGGGTCTATGACTTCCGCACCCTGGCGCTGGAAGAGGGCCGCCTCTACTGCCGCGCCCGCCCGATCACGGTGCGGCGCGAGGTCGGAAATCACGTCGATTTCGGCGATTGGGAAAAGCTGGATCTGGCCGAGGACGTGGACGTGATCCTGATGCGCCAGGATCCGCCGTTCGACATGGCCTATGTGACGGCCACCTATCTGCTGGAGACAGTCCATCCTCGGACCCTGGTGGTCAACGACCCGGCCCAGGTGCGGTCGGCCCCCGAAAAGCTGATGGTCACCGCCTTCCCCGGCCTGCAGCCGCCGACCCTGATCTCGGCCGACCCCGTCGCCCTGGACGCTTTCCACAAGAAGCATGGCGAAGTGGTTTTGAAGCCTCTGCACGGCAACGGCGGCTCGGGCGTGATCAAGCTGCGCGCCGACGACCCCAACCTGGACGCCCTGATCGAGATCCACGCCGCGGGCAGCCGCGATCCGCTGGTGATCCAGAAGTTCATTCCCGCCGTGTCCAAGGGCGACAAGCGCATCCTGCTGATCGACGGCGAACCCGTCGGCGCCATTAATCGCGTCCCGGCGGCGGGGGCGGTGCGCTCGAACCTGCATGTCGGCGGCACAGCCATGCCGGTCGCGCTGACGCCGCGCGACCTGGAAATCTGCGCCGCCATCGGCCCGACGCTGAGGGAACGCGGCCTGATCTTCGTCGGCATCGACGTGATCGGCGACTATCTGACCGAGATCAACGTCACCTCCCCCACCGGCGCCCAGCAGTTGAAGGCCTTCACCGGCATCGACGCCACGGCCCTGATGTGGGACGCCATCGAGGCCAAACGCGCCGCACAGGTTGCGTGA